One region of Sulfurisphaera ohwakuensis genomic DNA includes:
- a CDS encoding MFS transporter yields MVQYKWIALSNTSLGVFMGFMNANIVLISLPAIFRGIEVNPFTSFQYLLWILFGYSIVSAILVVNIGRISDIFGRVRMYNLGFAIFTIGSILLYITPGTGSIAALQLIIYRIIQGIGGAFLMANSAAVLSEAFPPNQRGFALGLNGVIGIFGGIAGIILGGILASIYWRDVFLVSVPIGIAGTIWSYKSLKQLTPPNRNQRVDIIGNILYAVALILILVGITYGILPYGSSATGWTNPYVIASISSGVALFLVFLYVETKVKDPMFRIDLFKVRAFTMASLAIFFAQIAFGGLQLMLVLLLQAIWLPLHGIPYSQAPFWAGVYLLPLLAGFGIMGTIAGRLSDKYGARVLATVGLVILGAGLIALTSLPYDFNYLIFAIIIFIMGVGNGLFVSPNMASLINAAPPQHRGSASGIRAMLTNTGSTLSIGIFFTIVIDVLYLNLPSTLTSALTAAGAPQLAPIMAKIPPTAALFAAFLGYDPVKTILSQLPASIVNSIPPSTLATITGKYWFPTVIAPAFMDSLKIAFYFSATLVFIAAIISALRGRTVIYERDIMKASDPK; encoded by the coding sequence ATGGTTCAGTATAAGTGGATTGCCCTATCTAATACAAGCCTAGGAGTTTTCATGGGATTCATGAATGCTAACATTGTCCTAATATCATTACCAGCTATATTTAGAGGAATTGAGGTAAACCCATTTACATCATTTCAATACCTATTATGGATTCTATTTGGTTACTCGATAGTATCAGCAATATTAGTAGTTAACATTGGTAGAATCTCAGACATATTCGGGAGAGTTAGAATGTACAATTTGGGTTTTGCAATCTTCACTATAGGTTCAATCCTACTTTATATAACTCCAGGTACTGGGAGTATTGCAGCACTTCAGTTGATAATTTATAGAATTATTCAAGGAATTGGCGGAGCCTTTTTAATGGCAAATAGTGCTGCAGTACTATCTGAAGCGTTTCCACCAAATCAAAGAGGTTTTGCATTAGGTTTAAACGGTGTAATAGGGATTTTTGGAGGAATTGCTGGAATAATATTAGGCGGTATTTTAGCCTCAATTTATTGGAGAGATGTATTTTTAGTTAGTGTACCAATAGGAATTGCTGGGACTATTTGGTCTTATAAATCATTAAAACAATTAACTCCTCCTAATAGGAATCAAAGGGTTGATATAATAGGAAATATACTATATGCAGTAGCATTAATTCTCATATTGGTAGGAATAACTTATGGAATTTTACCTTACGGTTCCTCAGCTACTGGTTGGACTAATCCATATGTAATTGCAAGTATATCTTCCGGTGTAGCATTGTTCTTAGTTTTCCTTTATGTAGAAACTAAAGTTAAGGACCCAATGTTTAGGATAGACCTTTTCAAGGTTAGAGCATTTACTATGGCATCCCTAGCAATATTTTTTGCACAAATTGCCTTTGGAGGATTACAATTAATGTTGGTTTTACTTTTACAAGCGATTTGGCTACCATTGCATGGTATACCTTATTCACAAGCTCCGTTTTGGGCTGGTGTGTATCTTTTACCATTATTAGCGGGTTTTGGAATAATGGGAACTATTGCTGGAAGACTTTCTGATAAGTATGGGGCTAGGGTACTGGCAACAGTTGGATTAGTAATACTTGGAGCGGGATTAATAGCATTAACATCATTACCCTATGATTTTAACTACTTAATATTTGCAATAATAATCTTCATAATGGGTGTTGGCAACGGTCTATTTGTATCACCAAATATGGCTTCATTAATAAATGCAGCACCACCACAACATAGAGGTTCTGCATCTGGAATTAGAGCAATGTTAACAAATACTGGAAGCACGTTAAGTATTGGAATATTCTTCACAATAGTTATAGATGTATTATACCTTAACTTACCCAGTACTTTGACTTCTGCCTTAACTGCCGCTGGTGCACCACAGCTAGCACCAATAATGGCTAAGATACCGCCAACTGCAGCATTATTTGCTGCATTTTTAGGATATGATCCAGTAAAAACAATATTGTCACAATTACCGGCAAGTATTGTTAATTCAATTCCACCATCAACATTAGCAACTATTACCGGCAAGTATTGGTTCCCTACTGTTATAGCCCCAGCATTTATGGACTCATTGAAAATTGCATTTTACTTCTCAGCAACTCTAGTGTTTATTGCAGCTATTATATCAGCATTAAGAGGAAGAACTGTGATATATGAGAGAGATATAATGAAAGCTTCTGATCCAAAATAA
- a CDS encoding zinc ribbon domain-containing protein, which yields MQKTYTNVYVNLYQLGLSLEQWLISKGYKTQILPVGQYVVVQAKKEGILRTIFGANRAFTIRLSGGQGVLNVDVGMSDWLKAADVTEDVIAAMVFTPLAFIEGIEEVYNLKIEEDIIKEIERLISLTNQQPLFQPQPFYQPMLYQQKTCRACGYNNPINARFCMNCGSPL from the coding sequence ATGCAGAAGACATATACTAACGTATACGTCAACTTATATCAATTAGGGTTATCATTAGAACAATGGCTAATTAGTAAAGGTTATAAAACTCAAATCTTACCAGTTGGACAATATGTGGTGGTTCAAGCTAAAAAAGAAGGTATATTAAGGACTATTTTTGGTGCTAATAGAGCTTTCACAATAAGACTTTCTGGAGGACAAGGAGTTTTAAACGTGGATGTAGGAATGAGTGACTGGCTAAAAGCTGCTGATGTCACAGAAGATGTAATAGCTGCAATGGTCTTCACACCATTAGCATTTATTGAAGGTATTGAAGAAGTATATAATTTGAAAATTGAAGAAGACATCATTAAAGAGATTGAAAGGCTAATCAGCTTAACGAATCAACAACCACTATTTCAGCCGCAACCATTTTATCAACCAATGTTATATCAGCAAAAGACATGTAGGGCTTGCGGTTATAATAATCCAATAAATGCTAGGTTCTGTATGAATTGTGGCTCACCTTTATAA
- a CDS encoding 50S ribosomal protein L13e, giving the protein MVEPIVKRPHYRFEIRKKDTKVGKGFSLKELKEAGLSVHEAKKLGVRIDKRRKTSYPENVEALKKLKEQQEKKQAQ; this is encoded by the coding sequence ATGGTAGAGCCGATTGTTAAACGCCCTCATTATCGTTTTGAAATTAGAAAGAAAGATACTAAAGTAGGGAAAGGTTTTAGTTTAAAAGAATTAAAAGAAGCCGGATTGTCCGTACATGAGGCTAAAAAACTTGGAGTCAGAATTGATAAAAGAAGAAAAACTTCTTACCCAGAAAATGTTGAAGCCCTAAAGAAATTAAAGGAACAACAAGAGAAGAAACAAGCTCAGTAA